The Comamonas endophytica sequence GGCTGGCTGCAGGCGGCCGTGCCCGACTGGGGCCTGGCTTCGCTCATCACGGCCACGGCGGTGGGCATCGTGTGGGCTTACCTGGTGCGCTTCTGCGCCGTGGCGCTGCAGTCCATGCTGAGCGGCTACGCGCGCATTCCCGTGAGCTTCGACGACTCGGCGCGCATGCTGGGCACGCGCAGCTGGGGCCTGCTGGCGCGCGTGCACTGGCCGCTGCTCAAGCGCTCCACCGCTGCGGCGGCGCTGCTGGTGTTCGTCGACGTGATGAAGGAGCTGCCCGCGACCATGGTGCTGCGGCCCTTCAACAGCGACACGCTGGCCGTGGTGGCGTACCAGCTGGCGCGCGACGAGCGCCTGGGCGAGGCGGCATTGCCCTCGCTGGCGCTGGTGGCGGTGGGGCTGGTGCCGGTGATCATGCTGAGCCGGACGCTGCGCTCGCGCTGAGTGGAGGGTCTGTTTACAGGGTGAAGCTTGTTCGCTTCGGTAAGGCAGTGCCGCATCTATTGTGCAGGCCCTTCACCCTTCGACAGGCTCAGGGCGAACGGGAACGGGAACGGGAACGGGAACGGGAACGGGAATGAGCGCTAAATCGTTCGTCCTGAGCTTGCCTGGGCGGCCCCGTCGAAGGATGGACGGCCAGCTCTCCAGCATGGGCAGGGCCGTTCATGGTCCGACGGGCTCAGGTTTCAGAACGAACAGGGAAGTCATTCGCCTGAGTAAACTCCGCCTCCATGACCCAGACACATCCCCCCTCCGACTTCCCCGTCACGATCTACCACAACGCGCGCTGCAGCAATTCCCGCGGCGCGCTGGCGCTGATCCGCGAGCGTGGCATCGAGCCGCGGATCGTCGACTACATCGCCGAGCCGCTGGATGCGCCCGCGGTCGCGGCGCTGGTGCAGAAGCTGGGCGTGCCGGTGCGCGAACTGCTGCGCAGCAAGGAAGCCGAATACGCCGAACTGCGGCTCGATGATCCCGCGCTGGGCGATGCGCAACTGATTGCCGCCGTGGCCGCCCATCCAGTGCTGCTCAACCGCCCGATCGTCGTCACGCCGCGCGGCGCGGCGCTGTGCCGCCCGCCGGAGAAGGTGTTGGCGCTGCTGCCCGCATGAGCCCCGCGCCGGGCGTTTTCTCGCCCTGGCCCGAGGCGCTGCGGCGATCCGGCCAGCGCCTGGCCTATCTCGGCCCGGCCGGCACCTGGACGCATCAGGCCTGCCTGCAATGGCTCGAAACCGCGCGCCTGCAGCCCGGCCCTGCGCTGCTGGCCATGCCGGCCGACGCGGTGCTGCAGGCGCTCGCGGCGCGCAGCGTCGATATGGCGTGCCTGCCCGTGAGCACGCGGCTGGTGGGTGCCACGCCCTATATGGCAGCGGTGCGGGCCCTGCTGGAGCGCAGCGGCGCAGGCAATGGCGATACCCTGCAGGTCGTCGGCGAATGCCGGCTGCAGCTGGGCTACAGCCTGATGGCGCGGCCCGGCGTGCACCGCGCGCAGCTGCAGGCGCTCTGCGCCCACCCCGTGGCGCTGCGCGAAGCCGCGCCCTGGCTGCGCCAGCACCTTCCGTCACTGCCGCACCGGCCCTGTGCCTCGGCGGGCGCGGCGGCCGAGGCCGTGGCCGCGGCGCACCAGGAGCCGCTGGCCTGCCTCGGCCCGCCGCTGGCGGCCGCAATGCATGGCCTCGCGGTGTTGCAAGGCGGCATCGAGCAGGGCCCGCACAATGAAACCCGCTGGTGGCTGCTGGCGCGCGCCGCGCCGCCGCACTCCCCGGCAGATGCGCAGCATCCCTGGCTGGGCCGCTTCGGCCTGGCGCATGGCGCTATGCTTGAAGCATGAGCCAGCTGCCCACCCCATTCGCCGCCATGCCCGCGCACCCTGCGCCCGCGGGGCCGCGCCAATGACGACCTTCGCGCTGCTCTCCGGCCTGGGCCACAGCATCGTGGTCATCGCCAGCCTGCTGGTCTACATGGTGGCCACGCGCATCGGCCACCAGCGCCGCCACCCTTCGGCGGCGCTGGCCTGGGTCGTGGCCATGGTGGCCATTCCCTATGTGGCGCTGCCGCTGTTCATGCTGATCGGCAGCCGCAAGTTCCTGAGGCCGATGCAGCGCCAGGCGCCCTTGCTGCCCGCTCCGTCGCCCTGGAGCGATGCGGACGCGCAA is a genomic window containing:
- the arsC gene encoding arsenate reductase (glutaredoxin) (This arsenate reductase requires both glutathione and glutaredoxin to convert arsenate to arsenite, after which the efflux transporter formed by ArsA and ArsB can extrude the arsenite from the cell, providing resistance.), whose amino-acid sequence is MTQTHPPSDFPVTIYHNARCSNSRGALALIRERGIEPRIVDYIAEPLDAPAVAALVQKLGVPVRELLRSKEAEYAELRLDDPALGDAQLIAAVAAHPVLLNRPIVVTPRGAALCRPPEKVLALLPA
- a CDS encoding prephenate dehydratase domain-containing protein, which translates into the protein MSPAPGVFSPWPEALRRSGQRLAYLGPAGTWTHQACLQWLETARLQPGPALLAMPADAVLQALAARSVDMACLPVSTRLVGATPYMAAVRALLERSGAGNGDTLQVVGECRLQLGYSLMARPGVHRAQLQALCAHPVALREAAPWLRQHLPSLPHRPCASAGAAAEAVAAAHQEPLACLGPPLAAAMHGLAVLQGGIEQGPHNETRWWLLARAAPPHSPADAQHPWLGRFGLAHGAMLEA